From a single Lolium rigidum isolate FL_2022 chromosome 7, APGP_CSIRO_Lrig_0.1, whole genome shotgun sequence genomic region:
- the LOC124675568 gene encoding plasmodesmata-located protein 8-like, which yields MCASFSSVMQRLRNQLCRPANTVVIVLLVLVIGATVTEADTDTFIYAGCSPSKYDPGSPFEGNLKSLLTSITTSSPNAAYSSFTAGGGSNGTAVYGLYQCRGDLGNGDCAACVREALARLNEVCADASAASLQLEGCYVRYDGSDFVGRPDTAMVYRKCSTSTSADGGFLASRDAVLGALQQGAAANGYRASSSGTVQGVSQCLGDLAAADCAVCLAQAVSQLKGTCGTALAADVHLAQCYVRYWASGYYFRPSQDYSQDDVGRTVAIIVGILAGLALIVVFISFLRKSC from the exons ATGTGCGCTTCGTTCTCGTCAGTCATGCAGCGCCTCCGCAACCAACTCTGCCGCCCCGCCAACACCGTCGTCATCGTCCTGCTCGTGCTCGTCATCGGCGCCACGGTCACAGAGGCGGACACTGACACGTTCATCTACGCCGGGTGCTCGCCGTCCAAGTACGATCCGGGGAGCCCCTTCGAGGGCAACCTCAAGTCGCTGCTCACCTCCATCACCACCTCCTCCCCCAACGCCGCGTACAGCAGCTTcacggccggcggcggcagcaacGGGACCGCCGTCTACGGTCTCTACCAGTGCCGCGGCGACCTGGGCAACGGCGACTGCGCGGCGTGCGTGCGGGAGGCGCTCGCGCGGCTCAACGAGGTGTGCGCGGACGCCTCCGCGGCGTCGCTGCAGCTGGAGGGCTGCTACGTGCGCTACGACGGCAGCGACTTCGTGGGGCGGCCCGACACGGCCATGGTGTACCGCAAgtgcagcaccagcaccagcgcCGACGGCGGCTTCCTTGCGAGCCGGGACGCCGTGCTGGGCGCGCTGCAGCAGGGCGCGGCCGCCAACGGGTACAGAGCGAGCAGCTCCGGGACCGTGCAGGGGGTGTCGCAGTGCCTCggcgacctcgccgccgccgactgCGCGGTGTGCCTGGCGCAGGCGGTCAGCCAGCTCAAGGGCACCTGCGGCACGGCGCTGGCCGCCGACGTGCACCTCGCCCAGTGCTACGTCAGGTACTGGGCCAGCGGCTACTACTTCCGCCCCTCACAAG ATTATTCGCAAGATGACGTTGGGCGGACCGTGGCGATAATAGTGGGCATCCTCGCAGGCCTGGCCCTCATCGTGGTCTTCATCTCCTTCCTCAGGAAATCAT GTTAA